A stretch of DNA from Clostridium sp. JN-9:
AATTTAATTATATTCTATGAAAACTTTGGTGTCAAAAGATATTTATTAAACATAATTTCTGACCTTAATTACTTTTCCATTTTTAAAATACACTCTGGGTACTCTTCTGCTTATCATACAGGTTACTTCATAATTTATAGTTCCCATAAGTTCGGCTATATCATCTGCAGAAATTTTCAATCCATTCTGTTCACCTATGAGGACAACTTCATCCCCTACTTTGACTCCAGGAATATCAGTTATATCAATCATACATTGATCCATGCATATTCTTCCCACAACTTTTGCAAATTGTCCATTTACAATTACCTTTGCCTTATTGAACAATGATCTTGAATATCCATCAGCATATCCAACTGGCAATGTGGCAATTATACTTTCTTTCTCAGTTTTAAATTTCCTTCCATAGCTTATGCTTGTTCCTGCAGGCACTTTTTTTACATGAACGATATTTGTTTTTAATGACAATACAGGTTTTAAATTAATATTTTCTTTTTTAACTTCATTTGAAGGATAGCATCCATACAGTATTATTCCCGGCCTTACAGCATCATAATGGCTTTCAGGTAAATCCATAATTGCAGCACTATTGCCAATATGTCTTATATTAACATTTACATTGTTTTCTTTTAGATTTTCATAAAACCAGTTATATTTTTTAATTTGATAAAAAGTATAATCCTTATCAGCCTCATCAGCAGCTGCAAAATGTGTAAATAATCCCTCAATCACTATATTTGGCAATTTACTGATTTTATATACTTGTTTTATACTATCTTCATCAGGTAAGAAACCTATCCTCCCCATACCCGTATCTACAGCAATATGTATCTTAGCTGTTTTGTTTCTTTTTACTGCCGCTTTGGATATTTCTTCTGCTAATTCATAGGAATAAACTGTCTGCTCAATATCATTTTCAATTAATGTATCTACAAGGCTTGGAGGCGTAAATCCTAATATCATTATA
This window harbors:
- the alr gene encoding alanine racemase; this translates as MFRHIRPVWAEIDLDNLENNMKEIRRISKSKEIIAVVKADAYGHGALDVAPVLLENGATRLAVAVLSEAVELRNGGIHCPIMILGFTPPSLVDTLIENDIEQTVYSYELAEEISKAAVKRNKTAKIHIAVDTGMGRIGFLPDEDSIKQVYKISKLPNIVIEGLFTHFAAADEADKDYTFYQIKKYNWFYENLKENNVNVNIRHIGNSAAIMDLPESHYDAVRPGIILYGCYPSNEVKKENINLKPVLSLKTNIVHVKKVPAGTSISYGRKFKTEKESIIATLPVGYADGYSRSLFNKAKVIVNGQFAKVVGRICMDQCMIDITDIPGVKVGDEVVLIGEQNGLKISADDIAELMGTINYEVTCMISRRVPRVYFKNGKVIKVRNYV